In a genomic window of Dyadobacter fermentans DSM 18053:
- a CDS encoding type II toxin-antitoxin system HicB family antitoxin, translating into MEKSRMINSLSYDGFTANIQFSPADEVFFGKLIGVNDLVTFEGTSVEELKQGMKDAVDDYIETCKALGKLPDKSYKGVFNVRVSSELHKKIALLASQYDVTLNDFVKSVLQYASAHQELGDEVFGLR; encoded by the coding sequence ATGGAAAAATCAAGAATGATTAATTCGCTATCCTATGATGGTTTTACGGCCAATATACAATTCAGCCCGGCCGACGAAGTGTTTTTCGGGAAGCTGATCGGCGTTAATGACCTTGTAACATTTGAGGGAACTTCTGTTGAAGAACTGAAACAAGGCATGAAGGACGCCGTTGATGATTATATCGAAACTTGCAAGGCCCTGGGCAAGTTGCCTGATAAGTCCTACAAAGGTGTTTTTAATGTGCGCGTTTCATCTGAGTTGCATAAAAAAATCGCACTGCTTGCATCGCAGTACGACGTGACTTTGAATGATTTTGTAAAATCGGTGTTACAGTATGCATCGGCGCATCAAGAGCTTGGTGATGAAGTGTTTGGACTTCGATAA
- a CDS encoding type II toxin-antitoxin system HicA family toxin has protein sequence MTQIKKLLAWFHSKPKDLVWRELILILKFYGYEELPPGKTGGSRIKFADHEKRIISLHKPHPTPIVKSYVIDQIITTLKENGKIKND, from the coding sequence ATGACCCAAATCAAAAAATTGCTTGCCTGGTTTCATAGCAAACCGAAGGATCTTGTTTGGAGGGAACTGATACTGATTCTCAAATTTTATGGCTATGAGGAACTTCCACCTGGCAAGACTGGCGGGTCACGAATCAAATTTGCCGACCATGAGAAGCGCATCATTTCATTACACAAGCCTCACCCCACTCCTATTGTGAAATCATACGTGATCGACCAGATCATTACAACTCTGAAAGAAAATGGAAAAATCAAGAATGATTAA
- a CDS encoding redoxin domain-containing protein, with product MCAFRKLIFALALVVNALNVFAADQPETLKIGAQAPDFNLMGVDGERYSLKSFADADVLAIVFTCNHCPTAQAYEERIKKLTADYKGKKMAMVAISSNDPKAILLDELGYTDLSDTYDEMKIRAKDMAYNFPYLYDGDDQKIALAYGPVATPHIFIFDKARKLQYNGRIDDVEKPTGTPKNLDARNAIEALLAGKPVPVASTKTFGCSMKWAAKEDNVKKEQTAWAKEPVTLEVIDEAALKELIQNKSDKLRLINVWATWCGPCVTEFPDFMVMHHMYRRRDFEFISISADNPDKKEKALKFLQGKFASNQNYIFNVEDKYKLIEAVDPKWQGALPYTILVEPGGKIVYSQQGPIDPAKMKKMIVENKYVGRYY from the coding sequence ATGTGCGCATTTCGTAAACTGATTTTTGCTTTGGCATTGGTAGTCAATGCATTGAATGTATTTGCCGCCGATCAGCCGGAAACTTTGAAGATCGGTGCGCAGGCGCCGGATTTTAATTTGATGGGTGTTGACGGCGAGCGGTATTCGTTGAAGAGTTTTGCAGATGCGGATGTCCTTGCGATCGTGTTTACATGCAATCATTGCCCAACCGCGCAGGCCTACGAGGAGCGGATCAAGAAACTCACCGCCGACTACAAGGGCAAAAAAATGGCAATGGTAGCGATTTCGTCCAACGATCCGAAGGCGATCCTGCTCGATGAGCTTGGCTACACCGACCTGAGCGACACTTACGACGAAATGAAAATCCGCGCCAAAGACATGGCTTACAACTTCCCGTATCTCTACGATGGCGACGACCAGAAGATCGCATTAGCTTACGGACCGGTGGCAACCCCGCATATTTTTATTTTTGATAAGGCAAGAAAACTGCAATACAACGGTCGGATCGACGATGTTGAAAAGCCGACGGGGACGCCTAAAAACCTGGATGCGCGCAACGCGATCGAAGCATTGCTGGCCGGAAAGCCGGTGCCGGTGGCCAGCACGAAAACGTTTGGCTGCTCGATGAAATGGGCCGCCAAAGAGGATAATGTCAAAAAAGAGCAAACGGCTTGGGCCAAGGAACCGGTGACCCTCGAGGTGATCGACGAAGCCGCTTTGAAAGAGCTAATCCAAAACAAATCCGACAAGCTGCGGCTGATCAACGTTTGGGCAACCTGGTGCGGGCCCTGCGTGACCGAGTTTCCCGATTTTATGGTCATGCACCACATGTACCGCCGCCGCGATTTTGAGTTTATTTCGATCAGCGCCGACAATCCCGACAAGAAGGAAAAGGCCCTGAAATTCCTGCAAGGCAAGTTTGCTTCCAATCAAAACTATATTTTTAATGTAGAGGACAAATACAAGCTGATTGAAGCGGTAGATCCGAAATGGCAGGGCGCTTTACCCTATACCATACTTGTAGAACCCGGCGGTAAGATCGTCTATTCGCAGCAGGGGCCGATCGACCCCGCGAAAATGAAGAAAATGATCGTCGAGAATAAGTATGTAGGACGGTACTACTAA
- a CDS encoding YdeI/OmpD-associated family protein, with translation METKNGIEAIAAPTSTEWRNWLAENGTKKDAVFLIIYHKDSPTASIGYKESIEHALCYGWIDSKAIKRDDESFYLTFTKRNPKSKWSIVNKERADRMIASGLMRPEGQAMIDLAKETGAWDALERAGNALIPDDLQKAFDANPTAFENFEKFAPSSKRLILEWILNAKRPETREKRIAQSVEMAARNERANHPRWPR, from the coding sequence ATGGAAACTAAAAACGGCATCGAGGCCATCGCAGCGCCTACCAGCACGGAATGGCGTAACTGGCTCGCGGAAAACGGCACGAAGAAGGATGCCGTTTTCCTCATCATTTACCACAAGGACAGCCCCACGGCGAGCATCGGCTACAAGGAGTCGATCGAGCATGCATTGTGCTACGGGTGGATCGACAGCAAGGCGATCAAGCGCGATGACGAAAGTTTTTACCTCACATTTACGAAACGCAACCCCAAAAGCAAATGGAGCATTGTGAACAAGGAACGCGCCGACCGGATGATCGCATCCGGCCTCATGCGTCCCGAGGGCCAGGCAATGATCGACCTTGCAAAGGAAACCGGCGCCTGGGACGCGCTCGAAAGAGCCGGTAATGCGCTTATTCCCGATGACTTGCAAAAAGCGTTCGACGCTAATCCGACGGCATTTGAAAATTTCGAAAAGTTCGCACCATCTTCCAAGCGGCTTATTCTGGAATGGATTCTGAATGCGAAAAGACCCGAAACACGGGAGAAACGCATTGCGCAGTCGGTAGAAATGGCCGCGCGGAACGAACGCGCCAACCACCCCCGCTGGCCGCGCTGA
- a CDS encoding VOC family protein: MATATSLRGFATVNFYAADLDAAKKWYSEVFEIPAYFEKPGYIEFRVGDYEHEMGVIDAKWAPPGATGSHAGAIIYWHVDNVEGAYQRLLDMGATSYQPVITRGEGFVTASVVDPFGNILGVMFNKHYLSVVNGN, encoded by the coding sequence ATGGCCACGGCAACGTCACTCAGAGGTTTCGCAACGGTTAATTTTTACGCAGCCGACCTGGACGCTGCGAAAAAATGGTATTCCGAAGTATTCGAAATTCCAGCCTACTTTGAAAAACCCGGCTACATCGAATTCCGCGTGGGCGACTATGAACATGAAATGGGCGTTATCGACGCAAAGTGGGCGCCTCCCGGCGCGACTGGGTCACACGCCGGAGCGATTATCTACTGGCATGTGGATAATGTGGAAGGAGCTTACCAAAGACTGCTGGATATGGGTGCTACGAGTTATCAGCCGGTAATCACGCGCGGCGAGGGTTTTGTGACGGCCTCGGTGGTGGACCCGTTCGGTAACATTCTAGGTGTGATGTTCAACAAGCATTATTTGTCGGTAGTCAATGGAAACTAA